Within the Pieris napi chromosome 10, ilPieNapi1.2, whole genome shotgun sequence genome, the region AGGCTGTGTATTCAATTTAAGTTTGAGAATGCATCAAAAGATCCACCTATCTAACCTAGCCACTttgcatattaataaaacaaatcataaaatatgaaaGACTTCATAAGCTGCTAATTCAAAAACTTCTGTAGTTTCAGTAATCTTTTCTACTTTTAACATActtatatttacttacttgGTAGATGAACTGAGACTGCAGGAATATATTAGCAAGAGACATGACaaacattgatgaaaataaTGTCATCAGAGTCCCTCCCAAGAATAACCAACTGCCACGCTCAGCTAACATTGCAGCAATTGAGAAGCATACAAATACCAGAGTTGTTCCCAACAGGGCTGTTACAATTATTGATGGGTCAACAGCACTAACATACTCTAGAAGTGGTCCCAAGCTCATACCTAAAATAGTAGATAAGACAATTTATGTTTACAattaatcttttaaatataaggagaATTcaccttttatatatattgagtCAATATAGTTTAAAGTGATGCAATtttgagttaaaaaaaaaacacacattTGCTTCCTGCAAATCAGGTCAGGTgatctattaataaaaaggtGTGTATTATATTTGATGTAAGTACCTGAGGTTAAACCAAATCCAGTCAAATATCCCAAACgcaattttgtgtttttaccATCATCTGGGGTTGCAAGCAACATCAACATTAGACCTGCTCCCACAATAGCTGACAAAAATCCTGCTTGGAATCTTGTAAACATGTCTACATAAACACCAACTGATGCAGCAGTGCAAGTCATCATCAAAGTCCCATAGACATTTTTAAGATGTTGCCTAACTGGGGGCTCccttttaaataagaatagaGAGTTAGGTAATCTTAGGTATAAGAGCAAATTAACACATAATTAAGAgttgtttttatcattttatgcATAATAGGTATCACCTATCGTGTAAAATGTTCTAGAATAATGGCGTAAGTTGTATGAAATAATTCTTACGCTACGCAATTTGAATTTACGTTCGATATGTAATCATGCTTCAGAAAAACTCGAGGTCAacattaacttaaatataaaatttatacacatttaaaatgcTAATCTACCTTATTAcattacaagaaaaataattatacttacAAGCGATTTTGGAAGGAATTTATAAACGTTTGTATATTTGGAGCCATTTTGCAGAATTATTTATGGagagtaaaaattattaaattaaagcaagTAGTTTAATTCCTAAGTACGAATGTCAATAGGTACGTAATATttagagtttatttttagaatcgCGCACCAGTATTCTTGTTCACACAGactttgaaaaacaaaactatataCGAAGGATTTCACCTAAGAATTATCAATTAAGATATTTGAGAATTGACAGTTGACGCTGACAACTGACACTAGAAGCCACGTTTACTTTTAACATGACGTCAAAACGCCGCCAGACATGCATAAGTGTTTTTCGATTCTCACCACAGCTGTAGGATAGGCCAGAATACTATAAGACACGGACGAAAAGATGTCCCTTATATGTAAAAGAATGAATATACTAAACACTTTATACTGTATTGTACATATACCTAATAGatcaaacattaattattaaatgaatgtAACGAAAGCCACGTCtgatattgttaatatatacacaatttgagaggttttttatttgtcaGATGTCATCAAAGactataatatacaataaccTATTAACCTAATAAGGTTGTCATTTTATGTCGTATGTACACTGCGTGAGGTAACCTTACTTTTTGTAATGGTGAGATAACATTTACGAAAATGggaaagaaaacaaaagtaGGAAAGCAAAGGaaagataaatattatcaGCTTGCGAAGGAAACTGGTAAGTTTCACCGTTCGGGTTCATCGAAATTAATATACCATGCTACGTCGGTATTACTagcatatattaaattatattaactgttttctactatttgtattttttttcattaggGTTTCGTTCACGCGCGGCGTTCAAATTAATCCAGTTAAATCGAAAGTTTGGTTTCCTTCAAAAATCACGAGTATGCATAGACTTATGTGCAGCTCCGGGTGGGTGGATGCAGGTGGCTCACCAAAACATGCCTCTTTCAAGTATTGTCATAGGTATAGACTTGTTTCCAATAAAGCCTATTCCAGGCTGCATAAGTATTACAGAAGACATAACAACTGAAAAGTGTAAAACAGCTATAAAAAAGGAAATCAAAACTTGGAAAGCAGATGTAGTACTGAATGATGGTGCTCCCAATGTTGGTTTAAATTGGATTCATGATGCATACCAGCAGGCTTGTCTTACTCTTAGTGCACTCAAATTAGCCACAAATTTCTTGAGACAGGGTGGATGGTTTGTCACAAAAGTATTTAGATCAAAAGATTATCATGCTCTTTTGtgggtattaaaacaattttttaaaaaagttcaCGCAACAAAACCTCAAGCTTCTCGTAACGAGTCTTCAGAAATATTTGTGGTTTGTCAAGGGTACATTGCTCCCGATAGCATTGATCCGAAATTGCTAGATGCTAAATATGTGTTTGAAGACTTAGAAATAGTAAAGAAAACACACAACAATATCTTGCACcctgaaaaacaaaagaaagcgAAAGCAGAGGGttataaagaaaatgattACACAACACATCATAAAGTCATGCTGTCTGAATTTCTGGCTAAAGAAGATCCAATTGACTTACTCCAAGAATGTTCAGAGGTACtactttcatttattaaatttattaataaattattcactattataatttctatgaATCTAGTATGCAGTTTATTAACCAGAGTTATTTTAGATTGTCATTGATGATGAAGATGTGCATAATCATCCCAAAACTACAAAAGAGATAAAGGAGTGCTGCAAAGACATAAAAGTATTGGGACGTAAAGATGTAAAAGCAAT harbors:
- the LOC125053408 gene encoding bax inhibitor 1 isoform X1, which produces MAPNIQTFINSFQNRLEPPVRQHLKNVYGTLMMTCTAASVGVYVDMFTRFQAGFLSAIVGAGLMLMLLATPDDGKNTKLRLGYLTGFGLTSGMSLGPLLEYVSAVDPSIIVTALLGTTLVFVCFSIAAMLAERGSWLFLGGTLMTLFSSMFVMSLANIFLQSQFIYQAHLYLGLVLMCGFVLFDTQLIIEKRRMGSKDFVQHALELFIDFVGMFRRLVIILTQKVKSTETEEQNRRRKRD
- the LOC125053408 gene encoding bax inhibitor 1 isoform X2 encodes the protein MAPNIQTFINSFQNRLEPPVRQHLKNVYGTLMMTCTAASVGVYVDMFTRFQAGFLSAIVGAGLMLMLLATPDDGKNTKLRLGYLTGFGLTSGMSLGPLLEYVSAVDPSIIVTALLGTTLVFVCFSIAAMLAERGSWLFLGGTLMTLFSSMFVMSLANIFLQSQFIYQAHLYLGLVLMCGFVLFDTQLIIEKRRMGSKDFVQHALELFIDFVGMFRRLVIILTQKEEQNRRRKRD